Sequence from the Nasonia vitripennis strain AsymCx chromosome 5, Nvit_psr_1.1, whole genome shotgun sequence genome:
gctgcggctgcccATAAGAATTTTCATGTTTACCAATTTGCGCTTTTTTTGCTCGTCACCCGTTTTGAGAATCCAATGGGGAGGACGATGGTTTGCCGCTTCCTACTCCTGGTGAGCTGCTGGAGGTGTTTCTGACACCTGGCTATAAATGTTTTTCGATTGATTTTTGTGTAAGGAATCTCAATAATCCATCATTTCACTTCCCACAAAACTGTATGAAGAATAAGCCCAATACTCACATCGTTAGCACTGTCGATAAAATCCAAGCGCTGCATCAGTCTCTCACGGGCGCACATTGTTTACGACAGCGAGCCTTACAAGTAGAATAAAGATGTTTGAAAAGCTCGACGCGAAGAAAAGTCAGGCATTGTTTTGCCTCGAAggcgcatatacatatataagcTACAGCACCAGGTGTAAACTCCATACAACAGCAGCCTGTCGATCCTTGCCGGCATTTAGTATGTACACGCGAGAGATTAGTCGCAAGAGATTAGGCCTGCCGCCGCCGCAACACTCGTGAGCATGCATTTCGAAGCTCGCATACCGACGGCTCAATAGAAATCCCAATTAATTCGATTCGATTGGAACGAGCCAGAGCGAGTGAGAGGGCACGACTATATGACTCGACTAAAAAGgagagaaggaagaaaaagacCGAGGGGGGTGGGGGCTAGGACGAAAGAGCCGAAGAaagcgaggagaaaaagaaaagtcgACAGAAAGGATTGTCCGTTTGCCTATTCATCGGGAATTTTCGACTCGACGACTCGCGGCCGTGTTTGACACAACCGAcaaaggctctctctctctctctctctctcgtctcgctcgcgcgcgacttgCAACGTTCCATTGAGAGGTGTATACAGCGCGGAGCTCTCTCGTACCTCGGAACTAAATAAACTcgacgagagagcgaggagAAAGGagtgcgcgccgcgcgcgcgagaaaaggaaaaatcgGTGGGAGGGTATATACGGCCCTGTGCCGGAGAATataagaaggagagagagagagagagagagagagagagagagagagccaggcTATATAATAGTCGGCGTCTTTATGATTAGCATTGTGAGCTGCTCGATGAATGTGATTGTTGTACGCGGACGACGGAGCCCTTCCTCCTCGCTTGTGTGCTGCGCCGGCTTTTCGGCTGCGCCGCCGACAAGCGCACTGTGAAGCTATGCCaagcacgcgagagagagagagagagagagagagagagagagagagagagagagagagagagagaaagacagcgAAAGCCTCCCCCAAACGCGTGCGCGAGGCTTGTTTTCAGCTCTCTTCGCGACGCCGCCGACGCGAGTATTTATAATGCGATGTTATGCGCGgattatgtgtgtgtgtgtgtgtgtaccacCTATGGGACTGTATCGTCAGCCCCTTTCTTCCGATAATCGAGAGTTGTATCTGGGGCTGCGATAGATGGCGCGTGGGCGCTTTTTCATTTCCCTCGTCTGAATCTGCGAACTTGGTACATTTATAGCGGTGTGTCGTTTGTGTGCCAAAACTGTCCTTTGTCGGGCCGGATTGAGCTGCCCGCGCTATAACTGCCTGAGAAACAAGAAACGTGATCTAATGAATTGTGAATTAACCCAGTAACATAATACACAATATCTTCAATCTCGCTGGGTAGTATCGATCATTGCTACGGCTTTGAAGACCCAGCAAAACTGGCTGGCTTTGAGTTTTTCCACTTTTTGTTCGATAAAACTTCACAGCCACCCACATAAATGTAACACGAACTAGTACACGTTATACAACTTACTTCGACAACTCGACACCCACTGCTACAAACAGGCAACTTGCGCAACTTGAATCGAGCAAAAATGACCGATCTCAAGCACATAAACCCTCAGACCCCCGTTCAACGGGAGCAGACCGCGCCACCATTAAAATGAAATCTAGGAAACATCTGCGCGGACAAAGCATCGGCATATAAATAAGCGGAAAAGCCTCACACTTCTCTACCAAAAGCGAGCATCCAGCCCACAATAACGGCAGCGCACTTTCGAGGAAGCCGCGCCATCCGGAAAATCGATCACGTCGCGCGGTGTGAAGAGCCGAGAGGCGGTAGAGTCCAAATTTGAAACATATCCACACTCGGGACAGCTTAGCGAAATAAATAAAGCCTCCACGCACACAGAGCAAAGGTTCGACGGTTAATTGTCGCGCTCTCAGGAAAGCCGACGGGcggtcctctctctctctctctctctctctctctatgtaaGCGAGCCCTCTCTGCAACTGCTACCACTGCTCCACTATCCCAGTCGCCTACCTACCTACATTATAACGCACCCCGTCGGCGTCTCGTTTTTCTGCGCGGGCCGAGTGCGGGTGGTCGTCGCCCTCACTGATCCTAATCTCAACTGCTTTACGAGGATACCGTACTACCTACTCCTATCGCTATATAGCCACCGCCGTGCGGCTGTACGTGAAAAAACGTGGAAAAAGCTTGTTCCTACCCCCGGAAACCCCCGGCGCGCGCTGTTTGCCTACAGACACCCCCTatggtcgcgcgcgcgcgcgcgcactgctgcACCTTTACGCAAAACAGTAAAGGACGGCAGGATTGACGGGGGACCACCCGGTCCTCTCGACGTGACAATCTCCCATCCTCGTCGAGCCGGGAGTTTAAGTTTCTTTTATTCcggtcgcacgcgcgcgctcacctATATGCGAGATTACAATGCGTAAACAGAGCTGCACGCGCCCCCTTTCATCGTCGCGTCCCACTCGGCTGAGCTCTAATGCCTCGTCCTCTTTACGCCTAATACCGTGCGTTATGCCCGCGTTAAGTGTCCGTAATAAATTCGAGTCGGAGCCAGCTCTACGTTTTTCCGTGCGGGGGCGTTTACCTGGTGCAGCGCGatctctataaaaaaaaaaaaaaaaaaacaacgagcGAACGACTTTCCTCATTCGGCGCTCGATCGAACAAAGCGAATTTGCATAGCAGAAACGTCCTCTGACGAGTcgctgtcgcgcgcgcgatcccGACAATTCGATCAAACAAAAGCGAACGCACGACTGCGACATTATATGCATCGAGCGTCCCTCGATAATCGTTCCTTTTTGCCAGTCTGGCCGAGATAAGCgtcacgtgtgtgtgtatgtgtgtgtgtgtgtgtgctccgGCCACGAAAAAAGGAATACACGAGATCCCtcttgtatttttaattttccacgCATTCTTCTCCGCTGTCGACGAGAGAACCTTTTACaagctgcggcggcggccgtCCCTCTCCTCGcgactatatacacacagcatGTTCCAATGCGCGCGggcactgctctctctctctctctctctcttgcggaAAGCAAGATCGAAAACGGGACGCTCTTAAATtcagagcgagcgagagcgctcgattaccgcgcgcgcgcgcgcggcccacTCGATTCTGTCTCTCGAACTAACCTATGTCCCATGTCCGATATACACGTACGCGCGCACGGGTATCCGTGACAAGATACTAGCTTCACGCTCAAGCGGACCACACAAACTCGCGCCGAAACTCGCTTATATACAGCCTTTACGCCGGTATCTCTGCGCGATGCCGAGACGCGACCACCGCGTAGAGCCGACTGCCGTCGGCGTCATTAACGTTTTATTAATATCCGCTCGAACGGAGCCGAAAATTTTTTGACGAACTGCTCCGCTCAGCTGTGTGTGAGTCGGCGGTATAGATCCTCGCGATAATCttcgcgctcactctctctctctctctctctcttcccccgGAGGCTTTTGCGCCGATCTCGACTTGCTGCTCCTTTTCGGCTTTTTCCGTGGCTCTGCACCTCGTCAATCGGTTCGGGTGAATTCTCTTAATAACCAGGCGAAGTTGTGAGCGTGCGGTCCACCACGAGAGAGGGAAGCCTTAATTAGAGATTCTTTGCTCTATAACGATGCTTATCTGCATACGAAATTGGAGATTCGTAGAATAGTAGAGAGGTGTCGTCGGTAGCGGAATCGGTAATGAACAGCTCGTATGAATAAGAGACGAGAGTATAATATCCGCGGGTATATCCATGACAAACGTTGACAAGCCGATGATTCCGCGGACAATCGTGAATCACCGCGAGCGTATACGTCCGACGTTTTCTTCCATTTTTTGCCGCCACTCATTATGTGTGTCAAAGTACTATTAGGAGCGAGTTGATCGATCGGGGCAGGTTTCTCGAAATCGtttcaataataatacgcCTCATTTGCATACGCGCGTGCGCATTAATGCATCGAACGGAGCGACTCTCGCGACGTACGAATTTAGATATTTCCAGATCGACGGATCGCGATAAGCCGCGTCCTTTGTATAGACACGATGACAGCTCTCCTAATGAAAGAAATCGCGTATCGCGATCGGTAAGTATACCGAAATCGCGAATTTCTCTCGGCGAAGTAGTTTCTTCAATGGCGCCATAAAGCTCTCGAAACGGCCCATCTCTCTCCCGCAGTTAtaatagcccgcgcgcgctctcgcgaaaAAGAGCGCGGCTCGGTTTAATAGATATaaattactatatatatatctgtagGGTAATCAGtaaacgccgcgcgcggcgaagcgaatataagaAGAAGAGGACGAGGGAGCCGAGAGCCACCTCCTCTTTCGCGAAGCGAGAAGAGACAATGTGTAATGTATTCATCGGGCGGCGCATAATGGCGGCTTCGGAATACTAATAAGCGCATAAATCGAGCGCACGGATAATAAAGCGCGCTAGGCTCGTATATAAGGCTCGGcgttgtgtatgtgtgtgtgtgtgtgtgtgtgtgtgcgtgtgtgtcttATCTCGGGCCGGGAATCCCTTCGATTCTCCGACTTCCTCGTTCGCCGCCCGCTGCAATTATATATCCTGCACCGCCGCACGCCCGTATAACGGGGCTATAGCTCTAGGAGTGGTCGCTGCGCAGCctccttccttcctttttcGCCGAGCAGCGCTCGTTTCCTCGTCCAGGGCATCTCTCGCTATGGGCTCCTCTCACTTTTATCGCCGGCGATTAACGAGCCGAGCGCGCGTACGCGCATAATAATGTGTGTCCCGAGCTTGAAACGCCCTCGTGCCAGAGAGAGTTGAAGTGCTGCACGCGTGTGAACGACGAGAGCCGAGAGTTAGTCGCGCGGCTAATGAATCGTAGCTCTTGAAGGCTTTTAGCACGCTTCGTTGGCTGTATGCTGCGCACGAAAGATCTCTTATTGCACGTTTTTCCAGACGAGGAAAGTGAAAACGTTTATACGTGCGTCTGTGGAGCTATGGTGTGGAGAGACGAGTGACCTATTTCTCCGGGATTCAGAGCAATGGGACGTGATCGTGCGCCAGAGTAATACATATAATGTGTAAGGttttgttaacgaatgtttTTTTCTTGAGATTTTCCAGTTACAGCTCGATACAATAGTATACGGTCAGAAGGAAACCGGAAACAAATGACTAGCGTTGATTAACTCGATCGGTATCGCCAATGCCTTTATCAGCGAGTCTTCGACTTTTTATCTGAGATCCGATttttcgatttgccgactatcttcgtaaaaataaacttgACAGCCAGTACCGCGAGGATTATACTTAGAACGACGACTAGAAGTATGAAAGCGTAAACGTCCAGCAGTGCCAGCTGCCACCATGAAAATTCTAACGCTGGTGATCTCAAGGAATCTGGGCCGTTCTGGATGACGTATTCGATCCAATAGATTGCGTTCTCCAGTACGCCGATTGGTCGACTTCGGAACAGCTTCGAATAGTGCACGCTTCTTTCTCTGCAAATGTTCCAGATTGAGATGAGTAGCTTGAATATAACTATAGTGTTTTGTATTGAAAGGAATGGATTATTCACTTGTAGACGGGATTTTGGAGCACAGCTCGAAGCGCTGAATCCAGTGTCTCTTCCGAAAGCTTGTCGAGATCGATTTTGACCATCATCTCTTTGTCGACAAAAGCTGCGACGTTTCTAAACTGATCGCTGAATAACGGTATTCCAATCATGGGTACCCCGTAGTACAAGGCCTCTTGTACCCCACCAAGTCCACCATGGGTGATAAATGCTTTCATATTTGGATGAGCTGAGAACATAGAATTAGTGTATAATTATAAGCACTAATATAACTACGTGTTATATTAATCAACTATTAATACCTACCGAGAACGGGCTGTTGAGGTATCCAAGGCAGCACTTTTACGTTTTCGGGCAATCCCGGTGGCAGTTTGGAAGTGTCAACAATTTTCATCAGAGCTCGAACAGGTGCTattttttcaaacgaaaaatagatttcttttatttgctcTTGGGGTAAGCTTTCTATTAAAATCATCGATCCCAGAGTGAAGTAGACGACTCCGTGTGAACTCGCATCCATCCATTCTTTCAATTCCGTAGGTAAAACTTCGTCATTGGTCTCCACGTGTAAACCAGCTATTTGCACCAAAGCTGGAGTTATTGGTTTGACACCGAACAAAACTGGATGGTTATTCACAAGCGTCAAAGCGACGTTTTTTTCCACTTCCCTGATGCCAGGCATGTCCGGTCTCAGGTACTTTCTCATGGATTCCGTTTGGCTTTCTTCAGTCAAAGTGTGGAACTTACGCACTTCGATATGATAGATAAGAACGTTCTTTAGTCGCTGCCAGAAATTCATCTTTCCAGAACCTATGTGATAAGCGTTTGGAACGAAAGCCAGATTATCATCGTTTCCGATGTAGTGGCTTATCCAAGGGTATTCCATTGCCGACGATATCGCGGCTACCGGCACGTTGAAGACGTAGCCTAATCCCAGGTAACAGTGGGCTCCAAATGCCTTAAAAATTAGTATTATTACAATGGGTACGTTCATAGTCTCACATAAAACAAACTTTAAAATACATACCTCGGTTATAACAATATCATACGGTGGATCCGCAGGTGGATTTTTTATCAACTTTTGCATTTCCTCAAATCCCATTAAATGACACAGTTCGTTGCCCACCTTAGTAGCGATAAAATTTGTCGAGTCAGCCGCTACTTTGGATACCAATTCCATAGTACCATTATTCATGGTATTCTCCGTAGAACCA
This genomic interval carries:
- the LOC100120068 gene encoding UDP-glucuronosyltransferase 2A2-like yields the protein MEFVKLCFILGAISLVSECSAYRILGVFPFNGKSHNIVIEALMKGLAKHGHQVDVITHYPDTKPVKNYNIIVNLAGSTENTMNNGTMELVSKVAADSTNFIATKVGNELCHLMGFEEMQKLIKNPPADPPYDIVITEAFGAHCYLGLGYVFNVPVAAISSAMEYPWISHYIGNDDNLAFVPNAYHIGSGKMNFWQRLKNVLIYHIEVRKFHTLTEESQTESMRKYLRPDMPGIREVEKNVALTLVNNHPVLFGVKPITPALVQIAGLHVETNDEVLPTELKEWMDASSHGVVYFTLGSMILIESLPQEQIKEIYFSFEKIAPVRALMKIVDTSKLPPGLPENVKVLPWIPQQPVLAHPNMKAFITHGGLGGVQEALYYGVPMIGIPLFSDQFRNVAAFVDKEMMVKIDLDKLSEETLDSALRAVLQNPVYKERSVHYSKLFRSRPIGVLENAIYWIEYVIQNGPDSLRSPALEFSWWQLALLDVYAFILLVVVLSIILAVLAVKFIFTKIVGKSKNRISDKKSKTR